A window of Glycine soja cultivar W05 chromosome 13, ASM419377v2, whole genome shotgun sequence genomic DNA:
TGTGTATTAATTCCTTAACTACTGACCTTAGGACGCTGATAAGGTCCCTCGGCACATAGCATCTGATTAAGGCCATTTCAACAAGATCCTAATTTTTATACTGCAATTGGGCATTTTCCATTTAAATGGGGTTAGTATGTTATACTATCTTTTcttataaattgttttattaacatataaaaaaaagttaaatgcatttattgttttgaaataaaaaaaaaaatacttattatacAATGTGTTCCACCCTTTAATTTGTTAGGATCATGAGGTATTGTCCACACCTTTTTTCCCATTGATTTGAgtctagtgattttttttttcttaaaagacgTCTTATTAATGAGGAAGAcaaatgtttataaattatctttaattagTCTGAATTCTTAAGTAATGTTAGACTATTTTGATGTAGCTTAACACAAGACATTTAAgagaattttgtaaaataaaaatatgtctcCATTAATTCTTGGCTGgcatatttatttaatcaagATAATAGTATGTAATCCATTTTTTAccttgactatttttttttttaaataatacacAAATTCAGATCTATTATCTCCATAGAAATCTTTTGGGAAATTTGCCTGTGATCTCTATAAGATGCATGTTGTCTCACTAACGTGctaaaaattaatgttgatctttaattaaagttaaatattatttttgatccactatattttagtatttttcattttagtacattgaattttttaaaaaattattttggtccATTAAAAGTGATATTacttctttaatattttaaattgtaatgtaacattaaatataaataaaaataatgagattaaaataattaatcatttcaaaattttatctattgacAAACAATATAAGTTGTATCTTAATAAGTattacttttaacttggatcTTAATAAATTGGAAAAgagaaattaatatttctattaattaattagttaattaatgaataaaacaTGGAAGacattgatgtaaaaaaaagaCTTGGAAGATATATATCTGTCAAAAGGAGAAAGGCGCGGGAAGAGAGAAAGTTAGTTACGCGTGGTGGCATTTTTCATTGGAAATGGAAAAGTGTGCGAAATCGGAAGCAGCGGCCTCACTGCGTCGCTGTGCGAAAGCTGCATTGCTTCTCCACAGCTTGAATTCCACAATCTCCCAAGATCAGGTACTTcttctaaaccctaaaccctaatttctTTATCTATCTGTGTTTAtgttttactaattaattaattgttttaggaGAAGTGGAAGAGAGAAATCCATGACCTGAAAAGGGAATTGCTGAAGGAGCGTTTCAtgaggaagaagatgaagcTCTGCGCCTTCACGGAGTTGTTCGCTGAGCTCCTCTTGTTGCTCTCCGTTTGGACCTTCGTCCTCTTCTACTTTCTTTGATCCGTTCCTCTGCTCTATTATACTTTCGCTTTAATTAGCTCGTTGATGACTTGAACGAATCGTTAGTTGTAAAATCACGCGTTTTCGTTTATTCGTGAATCGCATTCACGGTGTTTGGACATCACTGTAAGTGTAGGCTATATGTCAATGTGGCTGTTTAATGTTGCGTCATGTCATTGAATTGAATCAGGTTTTGATTGAAAAGTGTTGGTCTGATTTCGGATTTTATTTGTTGGTTTGATTTTTCGTCGTCGCGTTTTGGTTTTTAATTCCTTAGCTAGGTGAATAAGAATTAAATACAGGATTACAATTCTCGCGTATACGTACCCTATTCAAAAGTTAGACCCATTGGTAATGACGGAAATTTATTTGCTAGAATGGTATTGATTATTATCAGTTATGACTGGAAGCCAGGTCGCTAGAACTTTGACGGTTTGACCTGGAACATTATGATTTGTGACGCTtttgttgaaatatttttaaaggatCCAACAAAAGTAAATTACTCTGTAAAGGATATATTTTCAACACCTCGCCTTGGACCAACAGAAGTAATTAAATTgtattttcacatttttttcaagttCTTCAATCTTTTTTTAGAGGAATGATGATTCGTATCAAAAGACATTAATAGtacacaaaatatatttttttatccataaaaatcgAATCATTTACAACACTCATAAACTTTGTTGTCTTTTGTGAATTTCGTTTTAAAAACTTGTAGTTCATAATGTTAACAATACATTTTCTCCATAAGTTTCATATATAATTTGGTCATACTCGATACTTATTcttattaagaatttaatttgaattttttttttaattttatctaatgTGAATATAAAATACTTATACTTTTGTACATATATTCATTAAGACTTTgacaattttatcatatatatcttCCATTTATTGATATAATGTAACGATACAAGGTAAATTAttacttaaattataaaataaacattataaaatagttatatacttatttgaattactttaaaataattatctaaaaagtcaataaatttatcgtACATAAtgagttataattaaataatataaaactttttacactattaacaatatataattccttttcttattttatagtGAGCGTTAAATTCTTcgtactaaatatatttttttaataaatatttttaacatggttaattaattataaatcactcaaaatatgatttttaaaataattattataaaattagacAATATTATCATACGTATAATCTATCTTTAGATGACAgtataaaaaattctttatactatcattatattttatttaaattattctttttataactAACTTCCTTGAAGTTTAGTTtgagaaaaaacaaattatatactGCGATTGTAATTATAACATCTTTCACTTAGACTCAAAGTTAagaagttgaaagttaaaaaggttttaaaagataaattaaacaaGTATGAAGTTATAGAAAAGATGTCGTATTTAGTTACTAAAAAAGGTCACTGTCATGATCACGAATAGAACAAGAAAATGGTTGAAAAAAAGCAGtagtttgatattttgtttcacAAGTGACCCTGAATGGgtcaaaactcaaaattatcaaataaactCCTTATTGCCAATGATAAAGccacatttttttatagaaaaaaattattatttacaaaCCAAGCCAGTGCAACTTACAGTTTATGTTCTATATCATGAAAATATTAGTGATGTCACGTTTGTCATTTACAATTACAAAACCATCTATATGCCCGTTGAACAGAGACTGTTCAAACAGCTGTAATTCTTTGAATTAACAAATTACAGGGGATTACATGTATCTGTTATTCTGTCGTTGGCAGCAGTAGATCCAAATCTGCAGAAACAAAATGTATTTCAGCTTGATGCTTTCAATCTTCAATCCATTTTCAGAAAGCAAAAGAAGCCAACAAGAAGCCAAATCATTCCATTGGTACAAACTAAAGAAATGAATTGGTGTGTCACACGTTAAATCCCTAAGCTCAAACACTAATGAGTATCAAACACATGCACTCAGAGAAAGATGGACGAGGGAGATATACATATGttcagataaaataaaaatttggtcCGGTAGTTGACACTAGTTGGTTTAGTCTCTAATTGAAAAACTACAATTTTTAATCTTACATggaaaatttctaaaaattaatttctaccATTTGTTGACACTTGACAATATAATTgtattaaagtaattttttatagagaataaaaaaagaaatatgtgtTAAGTGTAGGATCAAAAAATGTAGAAATATTTCAGGAAACGAAGTATAAATTTGTTTCAACGAGAGACTAAAAGGAAAAACTTTATCAGTTATAACAGCGTAATGTTGGCAATGGCAAAAACCATttgctaataattttttatcatataagaaacaaaatgtAGTTTTTTCATCTaaggaataaaaggaaaaaagatgaaCTAACAATTATTAAAACAAGTGACAGAAAGTATTTAACAGGGAAGTCATGAGATCAGTCAACTTTCAACAATACTAAGAAACTACGATAACACTGCTAAATTTCAACTCAGCTTGGCTATTTTTCAGGTTCAGTAAAAT
This region includes:
- the LOC114381032 gene encoding uncharacterized protein LOC114381032 produces the protein MEKCAKSEAAASLRRCAKAALLLHSLNSTISQDQEKWKREIHDLKRELLKERFMRKKMKLCAFTELFAELLLLLSVWTFVLFYFL